From the Streptomyces syringium genome, one window contains:
- a CDS encoding gamma-glutamylcyclotransferase family protein: MSSQHGAAERLPVFVYGTLRPGQGNHDRLLRGRTTAEEPARLRGAVLYAGPGYPYAVSAPEGPGEHLIRGDLITLDPARYAELLAALDALEGYAPGDPRNLYERVAREVLPDGGGTVRAWVYLAADRLARRLRDAGTPLPGGDWLR; encoded by the coding sequence GTGTCGTCGCAGCACGGGGCCGCCGAGCGGCTGCCCGTCTTCGTCTACGGGACGCTGCGCCCCGGACAGGGCAACCACGATCGTCTGCTGCGCGGCCGCACCACGGCCGAGGAGCCCGCCCGGCTGCGCGGCGCGGTGCTGTACGCGGGCCCGGGCTACCCGTACGCGGTGAGCGCTCCGGAGGGGCCGGGGGAGCACCTGATCCGCGGCGACCTGATCACTCTGGACCCGGCGCGGTACGCGGAGCTGCTGGCGGCGCTGGACGCGCTGGAGGGTTACGCACCGGGGGATCCCCGCAATCTCTACGAGCGGGTCGCCCGCGAGGTCCTCCCGGACGGCGGGGGCACGGTCCGCGCCTGGGTCTACCTCGCCGCGGACCGCCTGGCCCGGCGGCTGCGCGACGCCGGCACACCGCTGCCCGGCGGCGACTGGCTCCGCTGA
- a CDS encoding gamma carbonic anhydrase family protein, which yields MTGEAEGETVAERALIAGVGGHEPRIDPGAFTAPTSVVIGEVTLAAGASVWYHAVLRADCGPITLGADSNIQDNCTVHVDPGFPVSVGERVTVGHNAVLHGCTVEDDVLVGMGATVLNGAVIGAGSLVAAQALVPQGMRIPPGSLVAGIPAKVRRELTEEEREHIGLNAAMYLELAQQHRDVAAGGTDA from the coding sequence ATGACGGGTGAGGCAGAAGGAGAGACGGTGGCGGAGCGGGCGTTGATCGCGGGTGTGGGCGGCCACGAGCCGAGGATCGACCCGGGGGCGTTCACCGCGCCGACGTCGGTGGTGATCGGCGAGGTGACGCTGGCGGCGGGCGCGAGCGTCTGGTACCACGCCGTGCTGCGGGCGGACTGCGGTCCCATCACGCTCGGCGCGGACAGCAACATCCAGGACAACTGCACGGTCCACGTGGATCCCGGGTTCCCGGTCAGCGTCGGCGAGCGGGTGACCGTCGGTCACAACGCCGTCCTGCACGGCTGCACGGTCGAGGACGACGTGCTGGTCGGGATGGGGGCCACGGTCCTCAACGGCGCGGTGATCGGGGCCGGTTCGCTGGTCGCCGCCCAGGCCCTCGTCCCGCAGGGCATGCGGATCCCCCCGGGTTCCCTGGTCGCGGGTATCCCGGCCAAGGTCCGGCGGGAGTTGACTGAGGAGGAGCGCGAGCACATCGGGCTCAACGCCGCGATGTATCTGGAGCTGGCGCAGCAGCACCGCGACGTGGCGGCGGGCGGCACGGACGCGTAG
- a CDS encoding DedA family protein: MHIQEWLETVPAVAVYLLVGGVIGLESLGIPLPGEIVLVSATLLAATQDHINPYVLGACAITGAIVGDSIGYMIGRKGGQPLLDWLGRKFPKHFGPDHVATAERSFHKWGMWAVFFGRFIAFLRIFAGPLAGVLKMPYWKFLIANVLGGIVWAGGTVAVIYTVGKVAEDWIKKFSYVGLAAAVVFGLGSLLVMRLRAKKAAAKRAEAEAEAAVAGPGVERPAPVSVND, translated from the coding sequence GGCGGTAGCCGTCTACCTGCTGGTGGGCGGGGTCATCGGACTGGAGAGCCTCGGCATCCCGCTTCCCGGTGAGATCGTCCTGGTCAGCGCCACGTTGCTGGCCGCCACACAGGATCACATCAACCCGTACGTGCTGGGCGCGTGCGCCATCACGGGCGCGATCGTCGGTGACTCCATCGGCTACATGATCGGCCGTAAGGGCGGCCAGCCGCTGCTGGACTGGCTCGGCCGCAAGTTCCCCAAGCACTTCGGGCCCGACCACGTGGCCACCGCCGAGCGGTCCTTCCACAAGTGGGGCATGTGGGCCGTCTTCTTCGGCCGCTTCATCGCGTTCCTGCGGATCTTCGCCGGTCCGCTCGCGGGCGTCCTGAAGATGCCGTACTGGAAGTTCCTGATCGCCAACGTGCTGGGCGGCATCGTCTGGGCCGGTGGCACGGTCGCGGTGATCTACACCGTCGGCAAGGTCGCCGAGGACTGGATCAAGAAGTTCTCCTACGTCGGCCTGGCCGCCGCCGTGGTGTTCGGCCTCGGTTCCCTGCTGGTGATGCGCCTGCGGGCCAAGAAGGCCGCCGCCAAGCGTGCGGAGGCCGAGGCCGAGGCGGCCGTCGCGGGACCGGGCGTCGAGCGGCCCGCCCCCGTGTCCGTCAACGACTGA